In a single window of the Drosophila albomicans strain 15112-1751.03 chromosome 3, ASM965048v2, whole genome shotgun sequence genome:
- the LOC117570229 gene encoding zinc finger protein 786-like has protein sequence MANVCRICMVESDSHLDIFEERNATANEPSLVEMLNECIIHKVEKNDPLPKKICSSCVDSCLNAFRFRRICEESYQLFMELLDEEIAESQNAQSTGNNVDLSCVKIEKFDEDVDMVQSTWMSADNFQPDDHKVQVKVEPPCIAEDNLHSSVDNENLKIDDDIKVEDTYIAGDNLQPAVDPAEDNDDQTKVPDDRLQTAASTSSSEVAQNITKTIEPTTPNTTSTDRAYYYCHLCKMKYVHLEKLNQHLKGHQAMLQAFRCRYCEQKFAKRSLLNAHVRLHAGAGSTLICPHCPRTFTGQSDLSDHITIFHKRNQQKNAMSSRSVAIEMARIKRRKIEESLQMRNWERKPKPRPEESSGGAETSQSRVERCNEPKFHRCGTCDKKFTELAKLTEHLLEHSTDEYHPYTCIRCSKVCHTSSALELHLRTHATDRPIECPVCSKEFLLDQQLKQHMHHMHGEENRFPCPHCPKAFKRNGNLQSHMRTHSVERPFGCPHCEKTFNHPANLEMHLRIHPKTLSPVEKKELS, from the coding sequence ATGGCAAATGTCTGTCGGATTTGTATGGTCGAATCCGACTCCCATCTGGACATATTTGAGGAGAGGAATGCAACAGCCAATGAACCGAGTCTGGTGGAAATGCTAAACGAGTGCATTATCCACAAAGTGGAGAAAAATGATCCGCTGCCAAAGAAGATTTGCTCGAGCTGTGTCGACTCCTGTCTAAATGCATTTCGCTTTAGACGCATTTGCGAAGAGAGTTATCAATTGTTTATGGAATTGCTGGACGAGGAAATAGCCGAATCTCAAAATGCACAATCCACAGGGAACAATGTGGACTTGAGCTGTGTGAAAATCGAGAAATTTGATGAAGATGTGGATATGGTGCAAAGTACCTGGATGTCTGCAGACAACTTTCAGCCAGATGATCACAAAGTTCAAGTTAAAGTAGAACCCCCTTGCATAGCTGAGGATAACTTACATTCATCTGTGGACAATGAAAATCTTAAAATCGATGACGATATTAAGGTTGAAGACACATACATAGCTGGCGACAACTTGCAGCCAGCTGTGGATCCAGCAGAAGACAACGATGATCAAACTAAAGTACCTGATGATCGTTTACAAACAGCTGCAAGCACCTCAAGTTCCGAGGTTGCTCAGAACATAACCAAGACGATCGAACCTACAACACCAAATACAACGAGCACGGATAgagcttattattattgccatcTATGTAAAATGAAGTACGTTCACTTGGAGAAACTAAACCAACACCTTAAAGGGCATCAAGCCATGTTGCAAGCTTTCCGTTGTCGCTACTGCGAACAGAAATTTGCTAAGCGTTCGCTTCTAAATGCCCATGTTCGGCTCCACGCTGGAGCTGGAAGTACACTGATATGTCCGCATTGTCCCAGGACATTTACAGGGCAGTCTGATCTTAGCGACCATATCACAATTTTTCACAAGAGGAACCAACAAAAGAACGCGATGAGCAGTCGATCGGTCGCAATAGAAATGGCGAGAATAAAGAGAAGGAAAATAGAGGAAAGTCTTCAAATGCGCAACTGGGAAAGGAAGCCAAAGCCCAGGCCTGAAGAATCATCAGGAGGAGCTGAAACGAGTCAGTCTCGAGTGGAGAGATGCAATGAACCGAAGTTTCATCGATGTGGCACTTGTGATAAGAAATTCACTGAGTTGGCTAAGCTGACTGAGCATCTCCTAGAGCACAGCACTGACGAATATCATCCCTACACATGTATACGTTGCTCCAAAGTTTGTCACACCAGTTCAGCTCTGGAGTTACATCTGCGTACTCATGCCACCGATCGACCTATCGAATGTCCCGTTTGTTCCAAGGAGTTCTTGCTGGACCAGCAGCTCAAGCAACATATGCACCATATGCATGGCGAAGAGAATCGCTTCCCGTGTCCGCATTGTCCGAAAGCCTTCAAAAGGAATGGGAATCTACAATCCCATATGCGTACTCACTCCGTTGAACGTCCATTTGGCTGTCCACATTGTGAAAAAACCTTCAATCATCCCGCGAATCTGGAGATGCATCTGCGCATCCATCCCAAAACGCTCAGCCCGgtggaaaaaaaagaattatcaTAG
- the LOC117572252 gene encoding zinc finger protein 570-like, whose amino-acid sequence MDVEKKACRVCMSSVVTLMELFLEPILMLSKEPSLAEMLTECVGCEVKPDDPLPKMICLTCVIETKNAYRFKRKCEQSHKSFWEMHNKQKQIIAAQSQVVEHPIDTSPTKVEVPETGEVKRPNGKSFTISSIRSINTSADHIDEESHDKGLSVRSMLSDTHKTITLKEVVQTFKCIHCPRAFNERLALQTHLRSHGVTPYKCRHCPKSFAHHEELDEHLHHTHYVELRFECAKCLKLFSTEENLKLHSRSHAPARRIYECPHCLKPFGQLPSLQKHMRIHSPYKCTYCPMSFAHKHMLAYHILVHTGERPHKCPHCDKAFKKKQHVEYHLLTHRGEGVL is encoded by the coding sequence ATGGACGTGGAGAAAAAAGCGTGCAGAGTTTGTATGAGTAGCGTTGTTACGCTGATGGAGCTGTTTCTGGAACCAATACTAATGTTATCGAAGGAGCCCAGTCTAGCGGAAATGCTAACCGAGTGCGTGGGCTGTGAAGTGAAGCCGGATGATCCACTGCCAAAGATGATTTGCTTGACCTGTGTGATCGAAACAAAAAATGCTTATCGATTCAAGCGGAAATGCGAGCAGAGTCACAAGAGTTTCTGGGAGATGCATAACAAGCAGAAGCAGATCATTGCTGCACAGTCCCAAGTTGTGGAGCATCCAATTGATACGAGTCCCACTAAAGTAGAAGTGCCTGAAACTGGTGAGGTGAAAAGACCGAATGGGAAATCATTTACCATATCGTCGATAAGGAGCATCAATACGTCAGCTGACCACATAGATGAGGAGTCCCATGACAAAGGACTTTCTGTGAGGAGTATGTTGAGCGACACACACAAGACAATAACGCTGAAAGAGGTAGTCCAGACCTTCAAATGTATCCATTGTCCTCGAGCTTTCAACGAACGCCTCGCCCTTCAGACACACCTTCGATCTCATGGCGTGACGCCATACAAGTGCCGACACTGCCCCAAATCCTTTGCCCACCATGAAGAGCTCGACGAGCACCTGCATCACACTCATTACGTGGAGCTGAGATTCGAGTGTGCCAAATGTCTGAAACTATTTAGCACCGAAGAGAATTTAAAACTGCATTCACGCTCTCATGCTCCAGCCCGTCGTATTTATGAATGTCCGCACTGCTTAAAACCCTTTGGTCAGTTGCCGAGCCTACAAAAACACATGCGCATCCATTCGCCATACAAGTGTACATACTGTCCGATGTCCTTTGCTCACAAGCACATGCTCGCTTATCATATCCTCGTCCACACAGGCGAGCGTCCGCATAAGTGTCCGCATTGCGACAAGGCTTTTAAGAAGAAACAGCATGTGGAGTACCACTTGCTCACTCACCGAGGAGAAGGCgtattataa
- the LOC117570299 gene encoding tektin-1: protein MLPNLKTRRVSGLQLAGKHLGPVAKCPPRYSEEDWDYNNKIKFRITCDQEKLAERIVEESRRVVDETKDTTKNWQREVEHHMRERTSEIRFLVDELNRQKKTAMLEDETLNTYRNRVLSAIEFLKEKSLAICKQCLILREGRIGVDLCDDEVDRSLRRELKVIKGCQGLADAALKEAEEQIRKLRAAMYLLDQDLSAKDKSLAIDEKNLKLKDFQHDLGKGQDLSKQHCQFSLTEWQAQTYENLEANSKALVSAGQLRAYIDLLLKQICEDMQNQTDRTNEAFERRIAETKHVKQCLENKHKDTMDHIHQVQRNMNELEKEMSDKQRAITLCQTRLSNRAHRPGLELTCDMVQDALYNELQALKASVCKLNQKLNENKASMRYLMHVQVMQEEEINIKANTCKIDEVDCMTLRQALKYASF, encoded by the exons ATGTTGCCGAATTTGAAGACGCGTCGCGTGTCCGGCCTTCAGCTGGCCGGCAAGCATCTGGGACCCGTGGCCAAGTGTCCGCCCAGATACTCCGAGGAGGATTGGGACTACAACAATAAGATCAAGTTTCGCATCACCTGCGATCAGGAGAAGCTAGCCGAGCGCATTGTCGA GGAATCGCGTCGTGTGGTCGATGAGACCAAGGACACCACCAAGAATTGGCAGCGAGAGGTGGAGCATCATATGCGTGAACGCACCAGCGAGATTCGCTTTCTGGTCGATGAACTGAATCGTCAGAAGAAGACCGCTATGCTGGAGGATGAGACGCTGAACACGTATCGCAATCGGGTGCTGAGTGCCATTGAATTCCTTAAGGAGAAATCTCTGGCCATCTGCAAGCAATGTCTCATTTTGCGAGAGGGTCGCATTGGTGTCGATCTCTGTGACGATGAGGTGGATCGTTCGCTGCGTCGAGAACTGAAGGTCATCAAGGGCTGTCAGGGATTAGCCGACGCAGCTCTCAAGGAGGCTGAAGAGCAGATACGCAAGCTGCGTGCTGCGATGTATCTGCTGGATCAGGATTTGTCGGCCAAGGACAAATCGCTGGCCATTGACGAGAAGAATCTGAAACTGAAGGACTTTCAGCATGATCTGGGCAAGGGACAGGATTTGTCCAAGCAGCACTG CCAATTCTCGCTGACCGAATGGCAGGCGCAGACCTATGAGAATCTGGAGGCCAACTCCAAGGCTTTGGTCTCCGCCGGACAGCTGCGGGCGTACATTGATCTGCTGCTCAAGCAGATCTGCGAGGACATGCAGAATCAAACGGATCGCACTAATGAGGCATTCGAACGTCGGATTGCGGAGACAAAGCATGTGAAGCAGTGTCTGGAGAACAAGCACAAGGACACCATGGATCACATCCATCAGGTGCAGCGCAACATGAACGAACTGGAGAAGGAGATGTCGGACAAGCAGCGTGCCATCACCCTGTGTCAGACCCGTCTCAGCAATCGGGCCCATCGTCCGGGTCTCGAGTTGACGTGCGACATGGTCCAGGATGCGCTGTACAATGAGCTGCAGGCACTGAAGGCTTCGGTGTGCAAGCTGAATCAGAAGTTGAATGAGAACAAGGCATCGATGCGGTATCTGATGCATGTCCAGGTCATGCAGGAGGAGGAGATCAACATCAAGGCGAACACTTGCAAGATTGACGAGGTCGATTGCATGACCTTGCGCCAGGCCCTTAAATACGCGTCGTTCTAG
- the LOC117572287 gene encoding E3 ubiquitin-protein ligase Bre1: MSKRSADDASGAGSGGSSCLAAAAAAGQPPIKKVHFEPHLIGPVSTLEELDIKVLEFQNKKLAQRIEQRMRCEAELRHRIEQLEKRQTQDDAVLNVVNRYWNQLNEDIRVLLQRFDAETADELENKNENEVTTSFLTQLSTWDKEELDEKLANRVQVSKRAVAKIVQVIDRLMQRNEKITLVLKGDATAASSGSANDDEQQSNSAGAEGNAAATAAATAAALEETLKQTHIEIMTENRALQNLNTSLHEKFHTMSLKMKEYQDALTAKETENAELKNQIDELQYDLEKIHCRNDKLENHLAEAIEKLKAYHQIYGDPNKSSNSTKTPSTGSGSGGGGGGGGGGSATTNVNSQHLEELQKELEEHRELANNRLQELDKLHATHRETLKEVEKLKMDIRQLPESVIVETTEYKCLQSQFSVLYNESMQIKTMLDETRNQLQNSKNQHLRQIEVMESEELIAQKKVRSEMIQMEDMLAVIRKEYEALRIDFEQNMAANEQTAPINREMRHLITSLQNHNGQLKGEVQRYKRKYKDISTDHVKLRKELDDALAKIEGSKQQQQSVGTATGDDIKQESSNVNIKEENASNSSAGGVGGGSGGGSMCQTNAGSCSGDANIAIKEENCASAEDELEEEASKDVKDPAIKQEKISASEATPSEKKDSPGPANATAAGATGATAGNAVKNEKDTKEGVKGKDVKAVESETVRDLKAQLKKALNDQKEMKLLLDMYKGVSKDQRDKVQLMATEKKLRSEIEELRQQLKKLQESKREERKKLADEEALRKIKQLEEQKYELQKQVANHKPTENSWGGAPGAGGPGGGNYTRPFVGSHEEEALLNEMEVTGQAFEDMQEQNSRLIQQLREKDDANFKLMSERIKANQLHKLLREEKTVLEDQMATATTQIDAMHIVLRKLEEKERSLQATVASIEKELMLRQQAMEMHKRKAIESAQSAADLKLHLEKYHAQMKEAQQVVAEKTSSLEAEAYKTKRLQEELAQFKRKAERMKKMEMSGTTIDEVMIEEIREYKETLTCPSCKVKRKDAVLSKCFHVFCYDCLRTRYETRQRKCPKCNCAFGANDYHRLYLQ; this comes from the exons ATGTCAAAACGCAGCGCTGATGATGCCAGCGGCGccggcagcggcggcagcagttGTTTGGCGGCTGCAGCGGCCGCTGGTCAGCCGCCCATCAAGAAGGTGCACTTCGAGCCGCATCTGATTGGTCCGGTGTCCACGCTGGAGGAGTTGGATATCAAAGTGCTGGAGTTTCAGAACAAGAAACTCGCCCAACGCATCGAGCAGCGAATGCGGTGTGAGGCAGAGTTGCGGCATCGCATCGAACAGCTGGAGAAGCGTCAGACGCAGGACGATGCAGTTCTCAATGTAGTGAATAGGTATTGGAATCAATTGAACGAGGATATAAGGGTGCTGCTGCAACGTTTCGATGCCGAAACCGCCGACGAGCTGGAGAATAAGAATGAAAATGAGGTGACCACCTCGTTTCTCACACAACTCTCCACATGGGACAAGGAGGAACTGGACGAAAAACTGGCGAATCGGGTGCAAGTGTCGAAGCGTGCAGTCGCTAAAATTGTCCAGGTTATTGATAGGTTAATGCAACGCAATGAGAAGATAACGCTTGTTTTGAAAGGTGATGCAACAGCGGCAAGTTCTGGGTCTGCCAATGATGATGAGCAACAGTCGAACAGCGCTGGAGCGGAGGGCAAtgcggcggcaacagcagcagcaacggctgCCGCACTCGAGGAGACGCTGAAGCAAACGCACATCGAGATTATGACCGAGAATCGCGCCCTTCAGAATCTGAATACGTCGTTGCACGAAAAATTCCACACGATGTCGCTGAAAATGAAGGAATATCAGGATGCACTCACCGCCAAGGAAACGGAGAATGCTGAGCTCAAGAATCAAATCGATGAGCTGCAATATGATCTCGAGAAGATCCATTGCCGCAACGATAAGCTGGAGAACCACTTGGCCGAGGCCATTGAGAAGCTGAAAGCGTATCATCAAATCTACGGTGATCccaacaagagcagcaacagcacgaAGACGCCCAGCACGGGATCAGGATCGggcggcggtggtggaggtggaggaggaggcagcGCCACAACCAATGTGAATAGTCAGCATTTGGAGGAGCTGCAAAAGGAGCTCGAAGAGCATCGCGAATTGGCCAATAATCGCTTACAGGAACTGGACAAATTGCATGCGACACATCGCGAAACGCTCAAGGAGGTGGAAAAACTTAAAATGGAT ATACGACAGCTGCCCGAATCGGTGATTGTGGAGACCACAGAGTACAAATGTCTGCAGTCGCAATTCTCGGTGCTGTACAACGAATCCATGCAGATCAAAACGATGCTGGACGAGACACGCAATCAGCTGCAGAACAGCAAGAATCAGCATCTCCGCCAGATCGAGGTGATGGAGAGCGAAGAGCTCATCGCCCAGAAGAAGGTGCGCAGCGAGATGATACAGATGGAAGACATGCTCGCCGTTATACGCAAGGAGTACGAGGCTCTGCGCATCGATTTCGAGCAGAACATGGCCGCCAATGAGCAGACGGCGCCCATCAATCGTGAGATGCGACATCTGATCACGTCGCTGCAGAATCACAATGGTCAGCTGAAGGGCGAAGTGCAGCGATATAAGCGCAAATATAAAGACATCTCCACCGATCATGTGAAGCTGCGCAAGGAGCTAGACGATGCGCTGGCCAAGATCGagggcagcaagcagcaacaacaatcggtGGGCACTGCAACGGGCGATGACATCAAGCAGGAGTCCAGCAATGTCAACATCAAGGAGGAGAATGCCAGCAACTCCTCGGCGGGAGGCGTTGGAGGCGGCAGCGGTGGCGGCTCAATGTGCCAAACAAATGcaggcagctgcagcggcgATGCGAATATTGCTATCAAAGAGGAGAATTGCGCCAGCGCTGAGGATGAGCTCGAGGAGGAGGCTAGCAAAGATGTCAAGGATCCTGCGATCAAGCAAGAGAAGATCTCCGCCAGCGAAGCAACGCCTTCCGAAAAGAAAGACTCACCGGGACCAGcgaatgcaacagcagcgggaGCAACGGGAGCCACAGCTGGGAATGCTGTGAAGAACGAGAAGGACACCAAGGAGGGCGTCAAAGGCAAGGATGTGAAGGCCGTGGAGAGCGAAACGGTGCGGGATCTAAAGGCGCAACTAAA AAAAGCGTTAAATGATCAGAAGGAGATGAAACTGTTGCTGGACATGTACAAAGGCGTCTCGAAGGATCAGCGCGATAAAGTGCAACTGATGGCCACCGAGAAGAAGCTGCGCTCCGAGATCGAGGAGCTGCGCCAGCAGCTCAAGAAGCTGCAGGAGAGCAAACGGGAAGAGCGCAAGAAACTCGCTGACGAGGAGGCGCTGCGTAAGATCAAACAGCTGGAGGAGCAAAAGTATGAGCTTCAAAAGCAGGTGGCCAATCACAAACCCACCGAGAATTCCTGGGGCGGAGCACCAGGCGCCGGCGGACCCGGCGGCGGCAACTATACGCGTCCCTTTGTCGGTTCGCACGAGGAGGAGGCGCTGCTCAATGAGATGGAGGTGACGGGTCAGGCATTCGAGGACATGCAGGAGCAGAACTCCCGCCTCATACAGCAACTGCGAGAAAAGGACGATGCGAATTTCAAGCTGATGTCGGAGCGCATCAAGGCGAATCAATTGCATAAGTTGCTGCGGGAAGAGAAGACGGTGCTGGAGGATCAAATGGCAACGGCGACAACGCAAATCGATGCCATGCACATTGTGTTGCGCAAGCTGGAGGAGAAGGAGCGCAGCTTACAGGCCACCGTCGCATCCATTGAGAAGGAGTTGATGTTGCGTCAGCAGGCGATGGAGATGCACAAGCGCAAGGCGATTGAATCGGCGCAATCGGCAGCGGATCTCAAGCTGCATCTGGAAAAGTATCATGCCCAAATGAAGGAGGCACAACAGGTGGTCGCCGAGAAGACCAGTTCGTTGGAGGCGGAGGCCTACAAGACGAAGCGACTGCAGGAGGAGTTGGCGCAATTCAAGCGAAAGGCGGAGCGCATGaagaaaatggaaatgtcGGGCACAACCATCGATGAGGTGATGATCGAGGAGATACGCGAGTACAAGGAGACCCTGACGTGCCCCTCGTGCAAGGTGAAGCGCAAGGATGCGGTGCTCTCCAAATGCTTCCATGTCTTCTGCTACGACTGCCTGCGGACCCGCTACGAGACGCGTCAACGCAAATGCCCCAAATGTAACTGCGCGTTCGGCGCCAACGATTACCATAGGTTATATCTGCAGTAA
- the LOC117572253 gene encoding uncharacterized zinc finger protein CG2678-like, translating to MAAVCRLCMDESYDLVDIFEEKKSTAEEPSLLEMLIECIACKVDKNDLLPKKICSSCVQECKNAFRFKRISEQSYNLFMEMLSKPSCSGINQQPDLSIVKLEKEIDSYDAPGNASLKDDDDFLLPSVKVKSEIDSCDAPDNAALGDDDDFFLPPEKCLQPAQNKTSASPCLAVKTVEDINKRVNQSTTVTTMKWCGGTAIPLGKTTKLSGKIYKCRNCSKEFFEMEKLHEHLKSHKDVMKPFRCRYCEEKFAKRSFLNLHIRNEHTANPFKCSECPKTFARKQHRDEHMSLHTGKRPYKCSDCSKEFRSNLGFKKHICLPAHNELRNAHLYINTSSPTYE from the coding sequence ATGGCAGCAGTATGTCGCCTTTGCATGGATGAATCCTATGATCTTGTGGATATATTCGAGGAGAAGAAATCAACAGCAGAGGAACCAAGTCTTCTCGAAATGCTGATAGAGTGCATTGCCTGTAAGGTGGACAAGAATGATTTGCTGCCAAAGAAAATTTGTTCAAGCTGCGTTCAAGAATGTAAAAATGCGTTTCGCTTTAAGCGTATCAGCGAACAGAGCTATAATCTCTTTATGGAAATGCTGAGCAAGCCCAGCTGCAGTGGAATTAACCAGCAACCTGACTTGAGCATTGTGAAGCTGGAAAAAGAAATTGATTCATATGATGCACCAGGTAATGCGTCCTTGAAGGACGATGATGACTTCTTGCTGCCATCCGTAAAggtgaaaagtgaaattgatTCATGTGATGCACCTGACAATGCTGCCTTGGGGGACGATGACGACTTTTTTCTGCCACCTGAGAAATGCTTGCAGCCTGCCCAGAACAAAACTAGTGCTTCACCTTGCCTGGCGGTCAAAACAGTGGAGGACATTAACAAGagagtcaatcaatcaacgaCAGTCACGACAATGAAATGGTGCGGAGGCACGGCAATACCATTGGGCAAGACGACAAAACTCTCGGGTAAAATCTACAAATGCAGAAATTGTAGCAAGGAATTCTTTGAAATGGAGAAACTACATGAGCACCTGAAGTCGCATAAAGATGTCATGAAACCGTTCCGTTGTCGCTACTGCGAGGAGAAATTCGCAAAGCGATCGTTTCTCAATTTGCACATTCGCAACGAGCACACTGCGAATCCATTCAAGTGTTCAGAATGTCCCAAGACATTTGCCCGCAAGCAGCATCGCGATGAGCACATGAGTCTGCATACCGGAAAGCGTCCCTACAAGTGCTCGGATTGCTCCAAGGAGTTCCGCAGCAATCTGGGATTCAAGAAGCACATCTGCCTGCCTGCCCACAACGAGCTGAGGAACGCACACTTATATATAAACACTTCAAGTCCTACATATGAATGA